CTTTTAGAATGTCCTTCAATATGCAACCAGATGCCGTCCGTTTTCTTGACAATGTCGATTGATTTCAATACTTCCATTAGTTCATTCATTTTTTTCGTCTCCTGTTTTTTTTAAAATAAGTTTTGGGGGTGATACGGCCACCCCCGGCGCTTCCGCCGTCCCATTTGGCCGGGACCAGACTACCGTCACGGGCGCTACCCAGTCGCTTCTTCCCCGGTGCTGCCAGCGTTTTGTATTTTTTGTATTCCGTTCAATACCTCTTTGCGGACAGACTCAACCCCGCGTAGTGTAGCTTTTGCATAGGCTTCCGTTAACAGACTGAATGTCTCAGTACCAATTCCGCAACAATACGCTAATGTTGGATTTGTCATAATTTGGTTAAGAGTGTGTCTTACCGCCTTAAGAAGCTGTTCTTCGGCAGGCTGTCCATCCATTTGTGTTGATGTTAACATACTTTCTCTAAGCGTTGGCATTTTTTTGTCTCCTGTTTTGGTTAAAATAAGTTTTGGGGGTGATACGGCCACCCCCGGCGCTTCCGCCATCCCATTTGGCCGGGACCGGTCTAGCCGACACGGGCGCTACCCAGTCTTAACATTTCCATCCGGCGCTGCCGGACAGCTTTTTATTTTATAATTATTCCGAATGCCTTAAGCATGGAATATTTCAATTCAATCAGCGCTATTTGCAGTTGCAGCATGTGCCAGCCGAGAGTATCTTTGTATAAATTCATATTTACATCGGTACAGCGGTGAACAATGCAGTATCTGCGCTCCAGTGCTTTTCTGATCTGTCTTTTACTTCTTATTTTCATTTTCAACTTTCAATTTTCAATTAAAAGTGCCGGACTGGCGACCGGCGCTCCCGGCCGTTGCATCCGCCGTTGCATCCGGCTTGTTATTGATTTTGATTATTTTGGTGTGCGATTCGAAGAGTTCGATAAACCAGCCGCCAGTCCAGGAAAGATAGTGATCCAGTAATTCCTGGGACATAACCGCAACACATGCCTCACCGCGATCAAATATCGGTTTGTGAGAACGACAAAGCGCCGTCAGGATATAATCCTTCAGTATCTGATGCGGCGTTTTGGGAGTCAGGTTTAAAAAATCAATAAACGATATATTGCGAATGCCTTTCTCTGCCGCCGCACGCTCAAGCTGTGCTTGTGGTACCGGCTGATCAACAATCATGATCGCCAGCTTCCACCGCTTCAGCGCTTTTCGTAATTCCCATTGCCACTTTTCCATGATTTTCTGTCTCCTGTTTTTCATTTTCAATTTTGTCTTCGCTCTGCTCACGCTCATTTCATAGTCAACTTTCAATTTTCAATTAAAGGCGGGCCGGACTGGCGACCGGCGCTCCCAGCTTTAGTCGGGCCAGACGCCGCCGGATTTACGCCATTCGATGGCTATTTCGAGGTCGCTCAGGGCTATCCTGTCGCGACCCTTGCGGCGGGCAAAGCCCTGCGCCCGATCGAGGTCTTCGAACAGCGTCCGCAGTTTGCCGTCGCGGTCTTCCGCCGCCTGGTGGGCATACTTGACCAGCTCCAGCGGAGCTTCCGGGTTAAACGCTTTGACGACGGCTTCCACTTCCTCGAAAATGACTTTTTCCGGGATTTCAACCGTGAATTTTATGCGGCCGCGGAACTGCTCGAAGTAGTTCCGCATGCGCCCGTATTTGAGCTCCGACAAATAAACGTCGGTGAAGATCAGCACGACCGAACAGCCGCACATGTCGTGCAGGTCGCGGAGAAGTTCCAGCGCACTGGTCATCCCCGCGCGGGGCATGAGATGCCCGGCCTCGTCGGCGATGATCACATTATGCGAGCCGAACGCCGAACGCAGCCGCGCTTCCAGGTCGCCCCGGTTCTTGCCGTTCGTCCCGATGCCGCATTTCTTGCACAGTTCCCGCACCAGCGTCATCCGGTTGCAGTCCGACGGGACGCGTACATACTTGGCGCGGCCGTGATTGTTCTCGCGCGCCCAATGCTGCGCAGTGAGCGTTTTTCCGCGCCCGGTCGGGCCGGTGACGGTAACCATGGAACTAAGGGTTTTGGCGTAGTCCAGGGCTTCGGTGATGCGTCTGGTGACGATTGTGTCGACTACCCGCACGGAATTTACGGTCCGGTATTTCAGGCGCTCGATTTCTTCGCAAAGCGCCCCCACGGCTTCCAGCTTGCCTATCCAGGCCAGCCGAACGGTTTCGTAATCTATTTCCAGTTTTTTCTGCAGCGCGTTTTTAGAGCCGCCGAGTTCGTCCATCGTGTAGCCCCAGAGCCATTCGAGAAGCTGCTGCTCTTTTTGCTCGTAGCCGGCAATGCCTTTGCGGAATATATTCATTCCGATGTTGATCGCGTCCTGAGCCATGTTGGCTTCCGGGGCGGGGTTGCCTTTCCCGTGCGCGGCGTGATTGCCGACGCCCTGGGCCGTTCCTGCGTGTCTGGTAGTCATAAGCCTTGTCTCCTTGTGGTTATGAACTGATGAAAATCGTTAATGTCCGCGTCGCTGGCCTTGCGTTCCGGATTAACCGGTTTCCGGTCAATGACTGTCGTCTGAAATTCGAGAAGCCTGTTTCTTTCCGCTTCCGTCAGGCGGGGTTTCCGCTTCGGTGCGGGCGCCGGGGCGATCGCTTCCTGGTAACCCGGCTCCAGCCTGGGATCGTCGGCGGGGGCGTAGATGCCCGGGTTGTGGTCGCCGCCCTGGACGCTCCGCTTGCTGTCGATCAGCTTCAGGCGCGGCGCGTCCAGTTGCTCCGCCGAAAGCGCGTACAGCGTCAGCGGGTCGAGTTTTTCAAATCCTCCGGCAAGCTGCAATACCATTGTCCTGGCGAGTTTCGCCTGGCGGCGCTGCAGCGCTATTTCAGCTTTCAGCAATTCCCGTTCGCCGGCGCTTTTGGCGTATGCCGCCACTTGCGGCTTGGTCGTGCATTCGCAGATCGGTTTGCCGTTCGGCTCGAAAGCGAAAACATGGGAAGGATCGTTCGCGTCGGTTTTGATCATCACTTTTTTGTCGAAGTAATTCCAGAGCTTGTCGTCGCCGCGATATTCCACTTTCCCGAAAAAGACGCTCGGGCCGCGCCTGACCTGGTACAGCTTGGCCGCCGGCTTCAGGAAGGCGCTAAACAGTTCCCGCTCCGCCATCGGCGCGCGCCGCAGGCGGTTTTCCGGGGCGAACGCCTGGGCCGGGGACAAACCGCTGAGGATTTTGCCGTCGTTCGGCGTCTGGTGGTATTCGGAAACCCATTTATTGAAGAGATCGCAAAGCTCATTAAGGTTCGGCAGCAGATGCGCGTTTTTGTAATAAAGCTGCGCCTGATCCGGGCGTTTGCTCGGCGTGTTGCCCAGGTAACCGGGATGCAGCTTGTCGAACTCCCTCGAAAGATAGCCGAAGAAGCGCTCGACGCACTTCGCCCGGCCGTTGTACGGCAGGCTGTTGGTCATCTTGATATCGAGTTCCCTGAGTATCGAATGCTCGTAGGTTTCAGTCCCGGACTCGTTCATCGAGAAAGTCACCGGAGCCCCGAAACCCTTGCAGAGAAAATCCTTGCCGTTATCGATATACAGCGCGTCCGGGCGGCCGTAATAAGCTATCCCCTGGGCCAGCCCGTTTCTTACCGTCCAACTGTTCGGGCTGTTCTCCAGTATCTGCACGGAAACCGCGTGCCAGCTCTTGGCGTCGAAATAAACGCAAATCCAGGGCCGTACGGCTTCCCATTTCTGTTTTTCGCTGTTCCATACCCGGATCGGGAAATCGAGCACCCGGTGGTCGGCAAACCATATTTGATTAGCCATTACCGCCGCCCAGTCGCGGGAAATGTAACTGAGCATGTTATCCCGAACCCAGGCCGGGCCGAGCCGGGCGTTGTTTACCACCAGCGGGTTAAGTTTCGCGACCT
This genomic interval from Kiritimatiellia bacterium contains the following:
- a CDS encoding Mu transposase C-terminal domain-containing protein, yielding MGASALALNFGGGEANLVKLEQTALAVRRPAAELPVKERALRDEKWLFCKLVHEEHERTRANYPVCCENIALKAHLFPHLTSSGKQGASALKYDNYRNWIGKLKTPGKNKILWENKNALANCWSGGSERYGCELFWRLFFATYLNRNHWSLKQSWRMASRRTRELDRLAAIPNIDQVKYQVAKLNPLVVNNARLGPAWVRDNMLSYISRDWAAVMANQIWFADHRVLDFPIRVWNSEKQKWEAVRPWICVYFDAKSWHAVSVQILENSPNSWTVRNGLAQGIAYYGRPDALYIDNGKDFLCKGFGAPVTFSMNESGTETYEHSILRELDIKMTNSLPYNGRAKCVERFFGYLSREFDKLHPGYLGNTPSKRPDQAQLYYKNAHLLPNLNELCDLFNKWVSEYHQTPNDGKILSGLSPAQAFAPENRLRRAPMAERELFSAFLKPAAKLYQVRRGPSVFFGKVEYRGDDKLWNYFDKKVMIKTDANDPSHVFAFEPNGKPICECTTKPQVAAYAKSAGERELLKAEIALQRRQAKLARTMVLQLAGGFEKLDPLTLYALSAEQLDAPRLKLIDSKRSVQGGDHNPGIYAPADDPRLEPGYQEAIAPAPAPKRKPRLTEAERNRLLEFQTTVIDRKPVNPERKASDADINDFHQFITTRRQGL
- a CDS encoding AAA family ATPase encodes the protein MTTRHAGTAQGVGNHAAHGKGNPAPEANMAQDAINIGMNIFRKGIAGYEQKEQQLLEWLWGYTMDELGGSKNALQKKLEIDYETVRLAWIGKLEAVGALCEEIERLKYRTVNSVRVVDTIVTRRITEALDYAKTLSSMVTVTGPTGRGKTLTAQHWARENNHGRAKYVRVPSDCNRMTLVRELCKKCGIGTNGKNRGDLEARLRSAFGSHNVIIADEAGHLMPRAGMTSALELLRDLHDMCGCSVVLIFTDVYLSELKYGRMRNYFEQFRGRIKFTVEIPEKVIFEEVEAVVKAFNPEAPLELVKYAHQAAEDRDGKLRTLFEDLDRAQGFARRKGRDRIALSDLEIAIEWRKSGGVWPD